The Streptomyces sp. NBC_00454 DNA segment GAGCTGCCGGCCGGGGCGGGCAGCGGGAAGTTCGAGGGGCTGCCGGCCGGTGCCGTGCACGTACGGAACGACTACGGCACCAAGGACTTCGGCGGGGCGGCTCCGCCGGCCGGGGAGCGGCACCGGTACGTGTTCACCGTGTACGCGGTGGACTCGGAGAAGCTGGGTCCCGGTGCGGAGGTCTCGCCGGCGGTCGTCGGGTTCAATCTGCGCTTCCACACCCTGGGGCGGGCGCAGCTGATCGGTGAGTACGAAGCCCCCGCGGGCTGATCATTCCGCTTCTCGTTCTCCGAGCGTTTGCCCGGTCCTGGTCTAAAGACGGCCAGGGCCGGGCATTTTTATTGCGTTGTCCCGCGTGGCGCGCGCGACCAGAGTGGTCGCGGGCCTTGCCGCCATGGTGGTCGCGGGCCTGCACACGGGAGGTGGGCGAGATGCGGGACACGCTGGTGCTGAATGCGAGCTTCGAGCCGCTGTCGACGGTGACCCTGAACCGGGCCGTGGTCCTGGTTCTCCAGGACAAGGCCGTGGTCGAACAGTCGCACCCCGAGCTGCGTGTGCGCGCGGCCACCATGGATCTTCCGATGCCCCGGGTGATCAGGCTCTGCAGGTACGTCCGGGTGCCCTTCCGAAGACATGCTCCCTGGTCACGGAGGGGGGTGTTGGTCCGGGACCAACACCGGTGCGCGTACTGCGGGAAGCGCGCGACGACCGTGGACCACGTACTTCCGCGTGCCCAGGGCGGTGGGGACACCTGGCTGAACACGGTGGCCTCGTGTGCCGAGGACAACCACCGCAAGGCGGCGCGGACTCCGGAGGAGGCGGGGATGCCACTCCTCCGGAAGCCGTTCGTGCCCTCGCCCGCGGACGCGATGCTGCTCGCGCTGGGGGTGGGCGGGCGCGATCCCCTGCCGGAGTGGCTGGGGCGTTCCGCGTAGGGCCTCTTGGGCCTGCGGGGGACGGCGTAGGACCGCTTCGTCCTGATGCGTAGACGGCTGTGCTGGGCGGCGTACCCGAGGTACGTCGCTCAGCGGAGCAGCAGTTGGACGATCGCGATGATCCCGACGGTCACGATGACCGCGCGCAGGACGGTGGGCGACAGCCTGCGGCCGACCTTGGCGCCGATCTGGCCGCCGAGGGTGGAGCCGACGGCGATGAGCAGGACGGCCGTCCAGTCGAACTCGGCGACGAAGAGGAAGAAGACGGCCGCGATGCCGTTCACCATCGCCGCGACGACGTTCTTCACCGCGTTGATCCGCTGGAGGTCCTCGCGGAGCAGCAGCCCCATCAGCCCGAGGTAGAGCACGCCCTGGGCGGCGCCGAAGTAGCCCCCGTACGCGCTGGAGAGCAGCATTCCGGTGAGCAGGGCCGGTCCGCCGTCGGGGTGGCCCGCATCGCCTCCGGCGGCCTCCTGGCGCCCCCGCAGGGCGGCGGCGAGCCGGGGCTGGAAGATGACGAGGACGAGGGCCAGGCCGATGAGGACGGGCACGATCGTGTCGAAGGAGTCCGACGGCAGGGTGAGGAGCAGGACGGCGCCCGCGAGTCCGCCGACGAGCGAGACGGCTCCGAGCCGCAGGATGCGGGCCCGCTGGCCCTGGAGCTCCTTGCGGTAGCCGAGGGCTCCGCTGAGCGAACCGGGCACGAGGCCCAGGGTGTTGGAGACGTTCGCGGTGACCGGCGGCAGGCCGGTGGCCAGCAGCACCGGGAAGGTGATCAGGGTGCCGGAGCCGACGATGGTGTTGATGGTGCCGGCGCCGACCCCCGCGGCGAAGACTGCGAGGGATTCCCAGAGAGACATCGAGAAGGCGAACAAGGCCGTCCCCTTTGCATGAGTGAGTCGCCTCCCCGCCATGAAGGTCGAGGGGCCTCACTGATCATGCCGGAGGGGACGGGCGGTTCAGTCGATGGGGGGCTGTTCGCGGCGCTCCGCGGCGGCCTTGTCGGCGGCCTTGTCGGCGGCGTCGCCGTCCTTGCCCACGTTGCCCGGGTTGAAGCCCGAAGCGGCGCCCATCGGACCGAAGTTGCCCATCGCGCCGGAGAGTCCCTTGAGGGCGTCGCCGATCTCGCTGGGGACGATCCAGAGCTTGTTCGCGTCGCCCTCGGCGAGCTTCGGGAGCATCTGGAGGTACTGGTAGGCGAGCAGCTTCTGGTCGGCGTCCCCGGCGTGGATGGACTCGAAGACCGTACGGATGGCCTGCGCCTCGCCCTCGGCGCGCAGGGCGGCGGCCTTGGCGTCACCCTCGGCGCGCAGAATGGAGGACTGCTTCTCACCCTCGGCGCGCAGGATCTCGGACTGGCGGACACCCTCGGCCTGGAGGATCGCGGCGCGCTTGTCGCGGTCGGCGCGCATCTGCTTCTCCATCGAGTCCTGGATGGAGGTCGGCGGCTCGATGGCCTTGAGTTCCACGCGGTTGACGCGGATGCCCCACTTGCCGGTGGCCTCGTCGAGGACTCCGCGCAGGGCCGCGTTGATCTCCTCGCGGGAGGTCAGGGTCCGCTCCAGGTCCATGCCGCCGATGATGTTGCGCAGCGTGGTGACGGTGAGCTGCTCGATGGCCTGGATGTAGCTGGCCACCTCGTACGTCGCGGCGCGGGCGTCGGTCACCTGGTAGTAGATGACCGTGTCGATGTTGACGACCAGGTTGTCCTGGGTGATGACGGGCTGCGGCGGGAAAGGGACGACCTGTTCGCGGAGGTCGATCCGGTTGCGGATCGAGTCGATGAACGGGACGACGATGTTCAGGCCCGCGTTGAGGGTGCGGGTGTAGCGGCCGAACCGTTCGACGATGGCGGCGCTGGCCTGCGGGATCACCTGGATCGTCTTGACCAGTGCGATGAAGACCAGAACCACCAGAATGATCAGAACGATGATGATCGGTTGCATGCGGTTCCCCGTGCCCTTCCGGCTGTCTGTGCTGCCCCGTTGAGCGGAGTCTCGCAGACCTCGGGGCCGCGAGTCGGCTGCTTGTCACATGACGATCGCGGTCGCCCCGTCGATCTCCACCACGTCGACGGACTGGCCCGGTTCGAAACTGCTGTCCGCGTCCAGGGCCCTGGCGGACCAGATCTCCCCGGCGAGCTTGATCCGGCCGGCTCCGCTGCCGTCGACCCGTTCCAGGACCACGGCGCTGCGGCCCTTCAAGGCGTCGATCCCGCTGCGGTGCTGGGGCTTCTGGTTGCGGCTCCGGTTGGCGATCGGGCGGACCACCGCGAGGAGGGCGACCGACACGATCACGAAGACCAGTACCTGGGCGACCACGCCCCCGCCGAGGGCCGCCGTGACGGCCGCCGCCACGGCGCCGGCCGCGAACATGCCGAATTCGGGCATCGCGGTCAGGACGAGGGGAATGCCCAGTCCGACCGCGCCGATGAGCCACCACACCCACGCGTCGATGTCCACATGGTCATGGTAGGTCGGGTGGGCGCGGTCAGGACAGGGTGCGGGAGCCCCGGAGGGGGTCTAGCGCAGGGGCAGGCCCTGGGCGGTCCAGCGGTCGTTGCCATTGCGCTCGACGACGAGCGGCAGCCCGAAGCAGAGCGAGAGGTTGCGCGAGGTCAGTTCCAGGTCGATGGGACCGGCGGTGACCACCTTGCCCTGGCGGATCATCAGCACGTGCGTGAAGCCGGGGGCGATCTCCTCGACGTGGTGCGTGACCATGATCATGGACGGTGCCATGGGGTCGCGGGCCAGCCGGCCGAGGCGGCGTACCAGGTCCTCGCGGCCGCCGAGGTCCAGACCGGCCGCGGGCTCGTCGAGGAGGAGCAGCTCGGGGTCGGTCATCAGGGCGCGGGCGATCAGGGTGCGCTTGCGCTCGCCCTCGGAGAGGGTGCCGAACTTCCGGTCCAGGAATTCCGTCATGCCGAGGCGGTCGAGGAACGCGCGGGCGCGCTGCTCGTCGATGTCCTCGTACTCCTCCTGCCAGGTGGCCGTCATTCCGTACGCGGCGGTGAGGACGGTCTCCAGGACGGTCTGCCGCTTCGGAAGCTTGTCGGCCATCGCGATCCCGGCCATGCCGATGCGGGGGCGCAGCTCGAAGACGTCCACCTTGCCCAGGGTGCTGCCGAGGATGGAGGCGGAGCCCTTGGTGGGGAAGAGGTAGCTGGAGGCGAGGTTCAGCAGGGTGGTCTTCCCGGCGCCGTTGGGGCCGAGGATCACCCAGCGCTCCCCCTCCTTGACCGACCAGGAGACCTGGTCCACCAGCGCCCGGCCCTCGCGGACCACGGATACGTCCACCAGCTCCAGAACATCGCTCATGAGCGTGTTGTCTCCCCTTGCAGTCTCGGTTCGTCTGTGCACCGGAAGGCGCAGCCCCAGGGGAAAACCTACGCCACTCGCGGAGGGGTCCGGGCGCCAGGCCGGGTCCTAGTGACCCGTCAGTGCTCATCCGTAAAGTAGGGGGATGCTTTTCGAACCACGTTCAGGGCGGCTCGCCGCCTGGGGGAACGCTCTGCTGGCCGGTCTGGTCTCGCCCGACGAGGCCGTTTTGTCGATCGTGGGCGAGGACGCCGTGCACCGCGTGGAGGGGCTTCCGGGGGAATCCGGCCCGGTGGGACTGACCCTCGCGCTGGGCCGGCTGCGGGCCTTGGGGGTGACCGGGCTGCGGGTCGCCCTGCCGGCTCCGGGGCATCCGCTGGGGCTGAGCGGGCCGCCGGAGTTCAACGCGAGGGCGCTGGACGCCGAGGAGGCGGTCCTCGCGGTGGGCGCGGCGGTCGGGCTGGTGCCGGAGGTGTACGAGGTCGGGCCGAAGGGGGACGTGCACACCACGGTGACCTGGCACTGCCTGCCGGTGCGGGAGGCTCCGCCGGCGGACGTGCCTTCGCTCGGCGAGGCGGAGCGGGAGCTGGCGGAGGCGCTGCGCGAGGCCACGGTGGTGCTGACCCGGCTGGACGTGGCGGGGTCCGGGCCGGTGGCCCAGGCGGCGCTGTCCGCGTACCGGGCCCGGGCCGAGGCCTCGGCCCGGGACGTACTGGCCCCCGGGTATCCGCCGCGGGCGGTACGGGTGCTGTCGCTGGCACAGCGGGTGGACCTGATGGTGTCGCTGGCGTACGAGCGGGGACACGGGGCGGCGGTGGCAGCCTCCGAGATGGCCGCGCGGGCGGAGGCCTTGCGGCCCGTGGAGCGGGTGGCCCGGCGGGCGCTGGTCGCGGCGTACAACTCGGCCGTGGAGGAGCGGGAGCGGGGCCGGGACTGACCCCCGGCTGTCCGTGCCCTGCGGCCGGGCCGGGCGGGGTGACCGGGGCGGGTCCGGCTGCGCCGGGCCTCCTGGGGCTCCGCCCCAGACCCCGCGCCTCAAACGCCGGCGAGGCTGGATTCGGCTGCGCCGGGTCTCGGACACCGGCCGGCACCAACGAGGCTGGATTTGGCTGCGCCGGGATGCGCAACGGCCCCGCTTCCCGGGGAGAGGTGGGGAAACGGGGCCGCGGTGCGGGGAGGGGTCGGGTCAGTTGTTGACGCCCGTGTTGCCCCACGCGCCGTTCAGCAGGCCGATCACGTTGACCGAGTTGCCCACGGCGTTGACCGGGATGTGGACGGGGAGCTGGAGCTGGTTCCCCGCGGCCACGCCGGGCGAGTTCAGGGCCTCGCCCTCCGCCGACGCACCGCCGTGCGCCGAGGAGACACCCGCGCCGGCGGCGAGGAGGCCGCCCGCGATCATGGTGACGGCAGCGGCCTTCTTGATGTTCTTCACGTTCTGGTCCTCCGTACGTCTGCCGCGGCCAGCCGCCGCGGCACGTCATGAAGAACGGTCATCCGACGAACGGGATGCGCCATGTGGGCGACATACACCCGACCGTATGAATCACTCGGTGAGTCCGTGTCTGACCGCCCAGAGCGCCGCCTGGGTGCGGTCGGTGACGTCCAGCTTCATCAGGATGTTCGAAACGTGCGTCTTGACCGTCTTCTCCGAGAGGACCAGCGAGCGGGCGATCTCCCGGTTCGAGCGCCCGTCCGCAATGTGCCGGAGCACCTCGCGCTCGCGGTCGGTCAGGGAGCCCCCGCGGCCGGGGGACGGCGGGTGGCCCTCCTCGGAGAGCAGGGTCTCCGCGACCTCCGGCTGGAGGAGGACGTGGCCGGCGTGGACCGAGCGGATGGCGGCGGCGAGGGCGTCGGGGTCGATGTCCTTGTAGACGTATCCGGCGGCGCCCGCGCGCAGGGCGGGGACCACCGTGCGCTGCTCGGTGAAGCTGGTGACGATGAGCACGCGGGCCGGGTTCGCCAGCGCGCGCAGCCTCCGTAGGGCCTCGATGCCGTCGGTGCCCGGCATCTTGATGTCCATCAGGATGACGTCGGGGCGCAGCTCCTCCGCGCGGGCGATGCCCTCTTCTCCGTCGGAGGCCTCGCCGACCACCTCGATGTCCTCCTGGACCTCCAGGAAGGTGCGCAGTCCGCGGCGGACCACCTGGTGGTCGTCGACGAGCAGCACCCTTGTGCCGCTGCCGACGGTGCGGCTGCTCCGGCCGGAAGCGTCAGCCACCGGGGACCTCCAGTTCGATCGTGGTGCCCGTACCGGGCTCCGAGTGGACGGTGAGCCGGCCGCCGACGCCGGCCGCGCGGTCCCGCATGGAGACCAGGCCGAGGTGCCGGCCGGCCCGGCGGACCGTGGGAGGGGAGAAGCCGGACCCGTCGTCCATGACCTTCAGGACGGCTCCCCCGGCCTCCCGGCGGGTGAGGGTGACGGCGATCCGCTCGCCGTCCGAGTGGCGCAGGGCGTTGTGGAGGGCCTCCTGGGCCACCCGCAGGACGGCTTCCTCCTGGGCCGCGGGAAGGGCCCGTACGCCGTCGCACGCGAAGGTG contains these protein-coding regions:
- a CDS encoding HNH endonuclease, translating into MRDTLVLNASFEPLSTVTLNRAVVLVLQDKAVVEQSHPELRVRAATMDLPMPRVIRLCRYVRVPFRRHAPWSRRGVLVRDQHRCAYCGKRATTVDHVLPRAQGGGDTWLNTVASCAEDNHRKAARTPEEAGMPLLRKPFVPSPADAMLLALGVGGRDPLPEWLGRSA
- a CDS encoding response regulator; translation: MADASGRSSRTVGSGTRVLLVDDHQVVRRGLRTFLEVQEDIEVVGEASDGEEGIARAEELRPDVILMDIKMPGTDGIEALRRLRALANPARVLIVTSFTEQRTVVPALRAGAAGYVYKDIDPDALAAAIRSVHAGHVLLQPEVAETLLSEEGHPPSPGRGGSLTDREREVLRHIADGRSNREIARSLVLSEKTVKTHVSNILMKLDVTDRTQAALWAVRHGLTE
- a CDS encoding YbhB/YbcL family Raf kinase inhibitor-like protein encodes the protein MAEQSRAPLPHAFHPEVHAFSVVSADVEPGADLADAQVLSGGNVSPQLRWEGFPEGTKSFAVTCFDPDAPTGSGFWHWVLFDLPVSVTELPAGAGSGKFEGLPAGAVHVRNDYGTKDFGGAAPPAGERHRYVFTVYAVDSEKLGPGAEVSPAVVGFNLRFHTLGRAQLIGEYEAPAG
- a CDS encoding chaplin, which produces MKNIKKAAAVTMIAGGLLAAGAGVSSAHGGASAEGEALNSPGVAAGNQLQLPVHIPVNAVGNSVNVIGLLNGAWGNTGVNN
- a CDS encoding sulfite exporter TauE/SafE family protein, with protein sequence MSLWESLAVFAAGVGAGTINTIVGSGTLITFPVLLATGLPPVTANVSNTLGLVPGSLSGALGYRKELQGQRARILRLGAVSLVGGLAGAVLLLTLPSDSFDTIVPVLIGLALVLVIFQPRLAAALRGRQEAAGGDAGHPDGGPALLTGMLLSSAYGGYFGAAQGVLYLGLMGLLLREDLQRINAVKNVVAAMVNGIAAVFFLFVAEFDWTAVLLIAVGSTLGGQIGAKVGRRLSPTVLRAVIVTVGIIAIVQLLLR
- a CDS encoding ABC transporter ATP-binding protein, which codes for MSDVLELVDVSVVREGRALVDQVSWSVKEGERWVILGPNGAGKTTLLNLASSYLFPTKGSASILGSTLGKVDVFELRPRIGMAGIAMADKLPKRQTVLETVLTAAYGMTATWQEEYEDIDEQRARAFLDRLGMTEFLDRKFGTLSEGERKRTLIARALMTDPELLLLDEPAAGLDLGGREDLVRRLGRLARDPMAPSMIMVTHHVEEIAPGFTHVLMIRQGKVVTAGPIDLELTSRNLSLCFGLPLVVERNGNDRWTAQGLPLR
- a CDS encoding SPFH domain-containing protein: MQPIIIVLIILVVLVFIALVKTIQVIPQASAAIVERFGRYTRTLNAGLNIVVPFIDSIRNRIDLREQVVPFPPQPVITQDNLVVNIDTVIYYQVTDARAATYEVASYIQAIEQLTVTTLRNIIGGMDLERTLTSREEINAALRGVLDEATGKWGIRVNRVELKAIEPPTSIQDSMEKQMRADRDKRAAILQAEGVRQSEILRAEGEKQSSILRAEGDAKAAALRAEGEAQAIRTVFESIHAGDADQKLLAYQYLQMLPKLAEGDANKLWIVPSEIGDALKGLSGAMGNFGPMGAASGFNPGNVGKDGDAADKAADKAAAERREQPPID
- a CDS encoding NfeD family protein, whose translation is MDIDAWVWWLIGAVGLGIPLVLTAMPEFGMFAAGAVAAAVTAALGGGVVAQVLVFVIVSVALLAVVRPIANRSRNQKPQHRSGIDALKGRSAVVLERVDGSGAGRIKLAGEIWSARALDADSSFEPGQSVDVVEIDGATAIVM